The Maridesulfovibrio sp. genomic sequence TGTAGCAGAAGCTGATAACAAGAGATTCCGTGATCAAAATAAATATTTGAAAAATGCTTATACCAATAATTTTGAAGCTCCAGAAATTATTGGGGACAACGATACAAAAATTATTGCCAATGAACCTTTGTATCGTTTTTGTTTCGTTGAAAAGAACCGCATAGATAATTTTTCGCGTATTGCTGCTCAGGCTCCGGCGAAACAAGGAGAATTGATTTCTACTTTGTTTGGGATGGATGCCTTCAATTCGTTTGTACGCAATTTTAGCGCAGAGATGGGTAATAATCATATCGATGTCGAAGGATTAAAATCAAAAGAATTGAGCTCGAAGGAGCAGTCTTTAGCGGGGGCGAGAGCACAAAAGAAAGAAGCCGAAGACGCGTTAAAAAGGCTTGCAGGAGAAGAACAAAATTTAGCTAATCAATATCGTGCAGGCTTAACTTTTCCCCAAATGGAGATCGAGATCAATGGTAATGGGGAAAAAGCTGGAGCAATAAGTCTTCTGGAAAATGAGTTAGCGCAACCAGTTAACCTCCAAATGGGATTATCTCTAGCAACACTGCAAAGTTTAGGGAATTCAATTAGGGCTAATGTGTCTGATTTGGCATCAAAGCAACAAATACTTCAAGATGCAAGCGAACAGGTCTCTTTTAAAAATTTATATGAAGCTGTACGGCAAACCCAAAATCTCAACGCTGATATATGCCCAGCATGTAAAACACCGCTCACTAGTACTGTTGTGAATCCATATACTCATGCAAGTAGCGAACTTAAAAAATTGCAACATTTAGCGCAGACGCAAGGGGTTGTCGAAAAATTAAGGCAGGATTTGAATGTTTCTTTGAACGGCGTTTCACACATTATAAATTCATGTTGCACATTTTATTCTGAAAATGTGATTTATGCCTATCGTTTGGCTCCTAACTCTCAAGTGTCAAATGAGTGGTGGAATTCATTGAATCAATCTCTCCCCGAAGGGGGGACTCCATGGCAGCATTTAGAGAGTCAGGTTAAGCAGATTGAAGACAATGACAAAGAAATAGATCAAATTAAGCAAATTCGGGCGAAGAAACAACAAGACCTAAACATTCTTCGGCAGTATAACGGCTTAATAATCAAGATAAAGGCACAACACGATTTTGCTCAGCAAAGAATTGTAAAATCTCAAAAGACTATTGAAAATTTTAACATTGAAAATGCTCAGCTTATATCAGAAGCAAAATCTGAACAGGTAGTAGTTAAAAGAAATATTTCTATTGCAAGTAGTTATGCTGATTTTGTGGTTAGATTGAATGCGTATAAAAATGATTTGCCAATTCGTTTAGTTGCTGATTTAAGTGTCTCAGTCGTTGCATTATATAATGCGTTCAACCGCAATGATGCAGCAAATGAACGATTGGCAGAAGTGTATTTGCCGTTGGCTCAAAATCAACGGTTAGAAATTTCATTTGAGAATGATCCTGCAAAGCGGTTTGATGCCTTACATATATTAAGTGAAGGGCATATTCGGTGTCTCGGTCTTGCCATTTTAATGGCTAAAAATTTAAAAGAAAATTGCTCTCTCTTAATTTTTGATGATCCGGTAAATGCCATTGATGATGATCATAAAGAAGCGATTAGGCGAACTCTTTTTGAAGATGACTTCTTTAATGAGAAGCAAATTATTTTGGCATGTCATGGTGAAGAATTTTTCAAAGATATTCAGAATTTATTGCCAAGGGAGGTTGCTTCGCAAGCAAAATTATTTTCCTTTTTGCCTCGACTTGGAGAACAGCATGTTCGTGTTGATCCTCATTGTAGGCCACGTAATTATATAATTGCAGCAAATGATTGTCTTGATCGGGGTGAGATCCGTAATGCCTTGGCTAAGTCGAGGCAGGCTCTCGAATCGCTCACTAAAGGTAAGGTCTGGAGGTATGTAAATAAATATGGAGATAGTAATCTCTCAATTAAAATGCGTTCAGCAACGTCACCAATTGAGCTCTACAACCTTACTACTCAACTTAAATCAAAAATAGCAAAAAATGATTTTGGCGATAGCAATAAATTCATCGTACTCACGCCTCTCGACACTTTATTAGGTATGAATGGTAATTCTCGTGAATGGAGGTATTTGAATAAGGGGACGCATGATGAAGCAGATCGAGCTGAATTTGATCGTAGCACCGTAATTAAAATTGTTAGTATGATTGAAGCTCTTGATTCAGCTCTTCAGTAAGGAAATCGAATGGATAAAATTTATGACCCAGAATACTACTGGCACAAAAGGTCAACCCACCTAACAATCTACGCAGAAGACATGCTCAAACACGTGAGATCCTACTCGCGTGAAAATAGGCATTTTAAACTTTCACTATCCCTGCTCGAAGACAGAGCACACGGAAGCCTTTTCCTGTTTCCTATGAAGATTGTTGAGCAGATGCTTAAAGCTTCCCCGATCATTGTTTATACAAATCTCGTTGATATCGATTTAAGCCATGTCTCTGTCCCATCTCCGGGCATTCTTAAAGAAGATGAAAATTATTCACCAATCCAATAGCTGCTTAAAATCATAGCCATTTCTAACGATCTTTTAGACGACCTCAATGAAGATAAAAGGATTTCAAGATCATCCCTGCATGAATTGTCAGTCACTGTTGATGACTTTTACAACTGGGCGGTTGAAACTTTTCCACGTTTTGAGGAAGAAGCTGAAGACGAGGCTCCTGTAAAAACGACCGAGAAGAACATTGAGTGGTTCGCTATGCTTTGCGATCATCTTGAAGTGGATGATAAAATTACTGCTCGCAGCTTGTGTAATAAAATTAAAAAAAAGTCTGCCCCCGAAAAGCCAATATACTTTGATATTTATCAGGTAGTTATTTATGAGGACGTTCTTTTTTATTCGATTCTACCCATGACCCCGAAAGAATGGAAAGATTGGTTTGTCGATGCGGAGGCAGACAAAATCGTTTTCAAAACGTTTGAAAATTACCTGTCCAGATACAAAAAGAATCTCCCAACTAATCCCAAAAGCATCAAATAGTATTAATTAACGGCAGTTAACGCAGGGTAAAAAATTCTCCCAATTTTACGCACAGCCATCCCGCCAGTGCTAACCTTCACTCATCTTAACAAATGTTTGGAGGTTAACACTTATGCCAATCAAAGAATCAAAGGAGTCTTCCGGTGCTGATCTGACGATCCTGCACAAAACCCTTCCACCCATCATTGCCCGTAAGGATGTAAAACTTTACCTCGGCGGGCTGATCTCAAGCGGCTATCTTGCAAATCTGGATTCCCAAGGGCGAGGTCCGAAAAGTATCAAAAGCGGCAGACGAGTCGCGTACCTGCGTGAAGATCTGATTTCATGGCTTGAAAACTGGTTGCAGGGGTAGGCTGAATGGCCTCCCTTTTATCCGTATCAACTATGACGCTTGGCGATGCTGCTTTGTTCTATGCAAAGCAGGGTCTTCCCGTCTTCTCATGTTCAGGAAAGCGGCCTTGCGTTTCCGGTGGATTCAAGAGCGCGACTAATGACCTTAATCAAATCACCCAATGGTGGCAGCAATTTCCACAGGCCAATATAGGCAGCCCGACCGGAGCGAACAGTTTTGTTCTGGATATTGATCCACCGCACGGGGAAGAGTCGCTTGCTTTGCTTGAAAGTCAGAACTCACCACTACCCGAAACATTAACCCAGAGAACCGGGAGTGGTGGACGGCATCTATTCTTCATACAGCCTGCTGATGTTGAGATCCGCAACTCTGCCAGCAAGATCGGCAAGGGTCTCGATATCCGCGGAACTGGCGGTTATATCATCCTGCCGCCATCGGTTCATGCTTCGGGTAATTCTTACCAATGGATAAACGAATATTCCCCCGCTGAAGCTCCTGCTTGGCTGGTAGAGCTTATTCTCGATGGCTCAGCGTCCAATTCACAGGCAAACCAACCTGCATGTCCAATCCCTACTGAAGTCAGAGAAAGGACCCCGTAACGATTCTCTAAACAAAGTTGCTTTTCGGGTCGGGAAGGACATTGCTTCAGGGAAGGCGGATGGCGGGAATGTTGAAGCTATTGTCAAAGCAGCGTTGCAAACAGGTCTGGGACCGAAGGAAGTTCAACGGACTCTTCAGAGCGGAGTACAGGCCGGAAAGAAGGTTGTTGAAGAAAGCAACCCATATTCAGGGCTAACCACCTCTGCGTGGCCGATCCCGGACAAAGCGGTTTTTTACGGTTTTGCCGGGGAATTTGCAGAATTTGCGGTGGAGAAGTCTGAAGCCGATCCTATTGCTGTACTTGCAACTTTTCTTTGCCGATTTGGTGTTGAAGTCGGGCAGTCTCCGCACATGTTTGCTGGAGAAAAGCAGTACAGCCGGATAAATGCTGTGCTGGTCGGGCAGAGCTCAAAAGCGCGTAAAGGGACATCGTCTATTCCAATCCGAGAATTGTTCGTCTTCAATGAAAAGGAATGGATTCCGGCACAGACATCCCAAGGACCGCTTTCCAGTGGGGAAGGGCTGATACATGCCATACGTGACCCGGAGCTGAAATATCACGTGGATAAAAGCACCGGAGTTGGTGAGCAGATTACTATGGACCCCGGAGTTGAAGACAAACGTCTTTTTATCCTTGATCAGGAATTTGCAGGGGCTCTGGCTTGTACAAAGCGGGAAGGCAATACTCTTTCAACCATTGTCCGTACCCTGTTTGATGGCGGCACCATCGAGCCGCTGACCAAAACAAGCAAGTTGGTGGCAACAAATCCACATGTTGCCATTACCACCCATATTACTTTGCAAGAGCTGCACGCCCGACTTGATCGGGTTGAGATCTTCAACGGCTTTGCAAACCGTTTCCTATGGCTCTGCGTCCGTAGAACAAAATTGATCCCCTTCCCGGAACCTTTGGACAGTCAGCTGGTGAGAGCGTTTCAAAAGAAGCTTCACTTATTGCTGGAGTCATCGAAAGCATGTTCTCAGATGGATTTTGATCCTGAAGCCAAAAAGGAATGGGGAAACATCTATCCGCTGTTGGCGAAAGAGCGTGCTGACTTGCTCGGTTCGGTGTTGAATCGTTCAGAAGCCTATGTCCGGCGTATTGCGTTGATCTATGCCCTACTTGATGGGAGTGACTGCGTTCGGCTCCCTCATTTGAAAGCGGCTCTTGCTCTTTGGGATTATTGCGAACAGTCAGCGCGATTCATTTTTGCCGGACTAGAGAGTGATTCGACTTGTCAGAAGATTATGGAAGCTTTGGAGGAGTCTGGCGGAAAGCTGGATACTTCCGGTCTGTATAAATTTTTCGGAAATCACATCTCAAAACGAAAGATGACCGTGGCCCTGAATAACCTCCTTGCCAGCAAAAATATTCGAGTTGAAGAGCTGAGACCGCAAGGAGGAGGACGACCACGAAAAATATTTTATTTATGCGAAAAAAGCTAATTTTGCGAATTTACTCGAAGTTCATTGCGAGTATGTTCGCAAAATTCGCACACTTCATATTGAATTAGTAAATTCGCAAAGTTCGCGAAATTCGCAATATAAAATAAAAAAAAGTGGATGTTGCACCTACTGAAGGGCTTCGCTGGTGGAGTGTGCTTATCCTGTTAAGCCAGCCTACCCAATGTCGGACTTTTGCTCCGCAAAAACATTGGGGCTGGTGAGGGAGTTGCTCCGCCTCCCTTCAAACCCTCTGGATTTTGAAAGACATGACTGACGCCAAAAAAACTGAAAAATTATCCATGCGAGTTAGTTCGAAGGACAAAGAGTTAATTCTCGCTATGGCTGCTGAAAGTGGAATGAGCATGGCCGATTTTGTGCGCGTGCGTCTCGGACAGACCAGAGTGCGCCGCAGCAAAATTGAAAGAGAGAAGCTGCTCCATTTGGCTCGCATCGGAAATAATTTGAATCAAATTGCACGCTGGGCAAATACGCACAAGAGCGGCGCGGACGCACTCCTAATTCTTGCCGAGCTGACCTCCATCGAGCAGGAGCTGAAATGTATATGAAGGTATTCGCTCATGGTCAGAGTAATGGTGCTCAGGCCGTGGGGTACGTGATTGACCCGAAACGGAAAGGTCGTGAGGAGTCCCCGCCGCAAGTCCTGCGTGGTGATCCTGAAATGGTCCAACAGGTAATTGGCTCAACAGATCGTAAATGGAAATACACATCCGGTGTGCTGTCTTGGGCTCCTGAAGACAAAGTCAGCCCTGAAGTTGAGCACAAGGTCATGGACGACTTTGAAAAGATAGCTTTTGCAGGAATGGAGTCGGATCAATATTCCATTCTTTGGGTTCGGCATAGCCATGCCGGACATCATGAGTTGCATTTCATCATCCCGCGCACTGAGCTTCACCAAGATAAGGCCATGAATCCATGCCCGCCGGGATGGCAGAAGCAATATGATGTCTGGCGGGATCTTTGGAATGAGCGAATGGAGTGGGCAAGACCGGATGACCCGAAACGGGCGCGAATCTCTCAGCCCGGAAAGGCAATCCAGTTCAACAACAAGAGTAAAGCAGAATTCAAAGAGCAAATAACCAATCATCTTGCCCAAGGCATTATGAAAGGCATTTATCAAAACAGGAATGATTTGATTCAAGCTCTGGAGTCCGCTGGTTTTGCTATCCCGCGCAAAGGTAAAAACTATATAACTCTGGAGTCCCCGCAGGACGGCCAACGCATACGGATGAAGGGAGGTATATATGCAGCATCTTGGCGAGCTGAGCAACAAATTAAAGGAGCAGGTGGATTCTCAATCCAAGGAGATGGAGCGAGCCGTACAGAGCGTATTTCGAGACTTGAGCGAGAGCTTGAAGAAGTGCGCAGCGTCCGAGCTGAATACCATTTCCAAAGATATGGAGGACCGTCTTCAGGAACTCAAGAAAAAGCAATCCAAGATCTCGGCCCACTACTTGAAACAAAGCATTTTGGTGAACTTCGTGTCCGCACTGTTGTTGGTCATAATATCAGTTTGTGTGACCGGATTCTACGGATGGAGAATCAAGGAAAAGCATCTGGAGTTAACAAACATCAACGCGCAAATAGCAATCCAGAAGAAGAAAGAAAGCAAATTTACGAAATGGGGCATCAACGCCTACCAGAACGACAGTCAGAAATATCTGGTCTTCCCCAAAGGGATACAGCTGAAAATTGTCCAGACAAACAACGGCCAGCCAGCCGTTTTACTTACGAGGTAAATCATGAACGAGTTAAGTCGGAGCTTATCGGAGACGCTCAGACGGTTAAGCGAGGAGCAAAGGCAAAAGCTCAAAGATCAGGATCGCAAGATAGCCGAGCAAGGACAAAGGATTTCCGAACTGGAGCAGGAGGTCCAAGGTTGTCAGGATTTGCTAAGCGGATTGGAAGGTGTTTTGAGAGAGTTGGAGGCGTTGTCCGGGCGTTTGCGCGGCGGGCGGTGAAAACGAAACAAGTAAATAACCAGGGGCCAAGTCTTTAACTAAGGTCGTCTATTTTATATATGATCACAAGTTAAGGTTCTGGCTTGCTTTATGCTGAGTCTTGAAATAACAATCTTGGTGTCGTTGGTTAAAGAGAGGTGTGTAAAAGTTTAATATTTTGGTAAGTTAAAAGGGTAGGGAAATGGCATATATTGTTCCTTTGTTGGTTATTGGTGGTTGTGTCGGTGGTATATTTTGGGGAGCGAAAAAAATTTGGGATAGGGATGATTCTGCTGATCGCAAGGCTGCTGAAATTTTGCAAGAAGTACCTCGCCACTTAAAAAAATATGTTGATAATATTTCTGTAGATGAACACGGTGTAAGATTTACTTTTAAAAAAGATACACCTCAAGAAGTCTATGACGAGGTGAAGCGGGAAGCTAAACCCTTAGAGGGTAAGTTGATAAAATAACTTTTTAAAAGAGCATATGTACGTCTGGAGAGTCAAATTAGTCAGTTAAATGAGGTTGGTTATGTATTTAAAAAGCTTGAATATAAAAAAATTTAGAAAATTTGGAGAGGGCGATAATACTATTTACTTTGTCTCTGGAGATAAGTCAGAAAGTTCAAATAATATAGCGGCTGCAACAACATTGATAGTTGGGAGGAATAATGCCGGAAAAACAACTGTTATTAAAGCGATAGATTTTATTTTAAGGGGGACCAATCCTAAAAGTTGCGACATAAATCTAATCTATTTAAAAAAGGTTTATGAAAAATACTCCGAAGCATATGCGGGTGGAACTTTCGAAGATTTAGACGAATATCCAAGTATTGAGTTTTGTATTTCAATTGGTGTTGAAGAAAACTTATCCTCAACAATAATATCCAACCTGTCTGAGCTGATAGATATTTCCTTTGCAACAAATGACTCTGATTCTACTGTAGATTGCAGGATTACATATGAGATTAAAGAACAGGCAGTCTTTAAGGAAAATGTAAAGGTTCTTTTATCTAAAGTTCATAGTACTAAGGGTGAGTTGCATTTTGACCCATTCAAAAAGTTTTTGCTGTTGATTGATCATGCTGAATTTCGAAAAAAATATTGGCGTAAAAATGGAGATATGGTTGATCCCAGTTTTAAGCTTTCTGACTTAATTGATCTAGAGTTCATTTCAGCCAATAAGCCTTTGGATGAGAAAGGCCTATCTTCGATGTTCAATAAGATAATCACAAGGAAATGTAGTCCAAAGATAAAAAGTACAACATTTAATAGTTTAAATGATACAATAGATTCTCTCAATGAAAGTTTGGCAACAGAAATAATACAGCATAAACCTGATGTGAATGGTGTTTTAGGATGTATCGAATCTACAAAGCATCTAGAAGTCGAACTGTCTTCGGATATTAATATTGATAATATTTTAAGTAGACTTGTTAAATATGAATATAACGAAGGTAGAACTTTAATTCCTGAGGGACAGTTTGGCCTTGGATATGCGAATTTGATGCATATTATTGGTCAAGTTATTGATTATGTAGATAAGTGTCCTGACAACAAAATGCAGAGTAAGGTAAATTTGATATGTATTGAAGAACCTGAAGCTTTCATGCATCCTCAAATGCAAGAAAATTTTATAGTAAACATAGATAAAGCTGTTAAGTATTTACTCAATGGATCTAGTAAGAATATCAATAGTCAGCTTGTTGTTACCACTCATTCATCTCATGTCCTTCACAGCAAAATTCACAGTTCAAACTCTTTTGACAATATAAATTACATGTCAACAAAAAGAGGATTTCCAATTGTAGTTCAATTGAATGATAAAAAGCTAGAAGAAGTGCTAAATATAGATGAGTCTAAAGAGGCTTCAAAGCTTCTGTCTTTTTTGAAGAAACACATAAAATATAAAGCTTCAGAGCTATTTTTTGCAGATGCAGCAATACTCATTGAAGGTGTAACGGAAGATGTCTTGTTGCGTTATTACTTGGAGCAATCCCCTATTGGTAAGTATCACATCACAACTTTTCAAATAGATGGGGCTCACGGTTTAGTCTATTATCCTTTAGTGAAGTTATTGCAGCTCCCGACATTGATAATTACTGATTTTGACCTACAGAGAAGTGCTGAAGAGCGAGGTGCAGTGAAGAATGATGGCGAAAAACCCGTATACCTTCAAATAGATAATCTTGCAGGACGACATACAACTAATGCTACAATTAAATTTTTCTTCAAAGGTGATAATCTAGAAGATCTTCCTCCATTTTTGGATGATGATGTAATACGCTGTGTGTTTCAGCGGAATCCAATAGAAGGTTTATATGCCACGAGTTTTGAAGAAGCTTATATTTTAACGAACTTTAACAATGATATTTTTAATAGAGCCTTAAGGTCGGTAAAGCCTAATGTTTATAGTTCTATTGTTGGTAAAGCTGGAGAAGAAGAAGTCGAGAAATTAAAGAATAACTCATATCAATTTCAAAAAAAATTATCGAAGTCCAAAAGTGGGCTTGCTACTGCATTACTTTATGAAATTGTTAATGCTAATGAAGATCCAATTCCCGTTCTACCAGAGTACATTTTGGGCGGTTTTGAGTGGCTTAAAAAACAGTTTGCCCATGGAGATTCATAATGAAATTAAATAGTCCAACTTTATCTGAAAAAGCAATTTATGCAGAAGAAAAAATCCAGCGGCAATTAAGAGACTTTGTTGATCAGAGAGAAAAAGTTCTTTTTGATGCAGGAGCTGGATCAGGTAAAACTTATTCCCTAATTGAATGTTTAAGACATATACTGATAAACTATTCTAAAGAGCTGCATACAAATAATCAAAAGGTTCTGTGTGTTACTTATACGAATGTAGCAGTTGATGAGATAAAAAGACGTTTAGGAAATTCAGATTTAATTTATGTATCTACTATCCATGATTTACTGTGGTCCATCATAGGTAAACATCAAAGTCAGTTGATAGATATACATAAGAAAAAGCTTATCAAAGAAGCCAATGAATTTGAAACACGTTTATCAGGGCAAGATAAAGAATATAAAGTTTTCAAAGATCTTTCGGATTCTTTGCAGGAAGATTTTAGAAAGGATATGTTAGAGAACAGAGATATTTTCTACCAAACTTACAATATGAAGGCAAAAGATGTTCGAGATAATTTTGGTGGAATATTAGCCAGATATCCTAATGTTCTAAAAAACATAGGTAATTTTCGTAAGATTGGAACAGCGATATACAAAATATTTGATTATAATAGTTGTTTGAATTCAATAGATCATGGGGATGATGGTTATTTAAATATTGCATACGACTCGAGACGGAATCGTGATTCATTGCACAGAATGCGTATTAGCCATGACACTGTTTTAGAATATGCTTTTCAAATAATAAGTTCCTATGATGTGCTTAAACAAATTTGTATAGACTGTTATCCATATATTTTGGTTGATGAGTATCAGGATACAGCTCCGGAACTTGTACAGATTTTAAAAATGCTTGACGATTATTCTACTAAAATTGATCACCCGATATTTATCGGATACTTTGGAGATCATGTACAGAATATTTACGATAAAGGGGTTGGGGGGAATATTATAGATTTGCATCCAAGCTTAAATTCAGTGAATAAAGACATTAATCGACGTTCGTTCGTTGAAATAATAAATACGATTAACGAGATAAGACATGATAAAATAAGGCAGTATTCAATATATGAAAATTATTCTGGAGGAAGTGTTAGGTTCTATTACTCTTCTGAAGAAGATAAATTAGGCATTGTTAGAAAGTTTATCAACAAGTATGAAAAAAAATGGTTAGGTGGATCAGATGATAAGATACATTGTTTAGTACTTACGAACAAATTACTTGCAGAATTATCAGGCTTTGAAAAAGTGTACTCAGTGTTTTATGAAAGTAAGTATTACAAAACTGGGCGCAACTATGAGCTGTTGAAAACAGATCTACTGAGTCACCAAAGAGAAAAATTAGGGGATGTTCCTGCCTTATTATTTAAAATATTAGACTTCAGAAAAATAATTTTTGATGAGAAGTCTATTGTGAGTCAGCTAGTCAGTGCAAATGTTGCATCTGCCCTATCGTTTACTGATCTAAAACACGTGGTGCTAGCCTTGCAACAAACTTGCGGTAATTCTCTCTGTGAATACATGTATTCAATGTTTTCTGTTATCGATGATGCCTCAGAAGAGTTAAGGGGGTATATAGTTAAGGTTCTTTCACAGTTTATTGATGTTAATAGTCTCTCTTTCCGTAGTGTATATGATTATATTTTAGGGAAATTAAATCCAGAATTAGATTATGACGATGACAATGAACTAATGGAAGCGAAGGAGCATCTAGATTACCTACTGGAAATAGATATATCTGAATGGGACAAGTGGCATAATTATGTTTCTGGTCTTGGAAGTGCTACCGTGAATTTTCATACTTATCATGGAACAAAGGGTGAGGAGTATGAGAATGTTCTGATTTTCATGGAGAACAGTTTTGGTCGCGAAAAAGAGTACTTTTCATGTTATTTTAAAGATATTGAGGGAAGTGGAATAGACACTGAAGATGAACGCAGGAAATATGAAGCAACTAAAAATTTGCTATATGTTTCATGCTCGCGAGCTGTTAAAAATTTAAGA encodes the following:
- a CDS encoding bifunctional DNA primase/polymerase — its product is MASLLSVSTMTLGDAALFYAKQGLPVFSCSGKRPCVSGGFKSATNDLNQITQWWQQFPQANIGSPTGANSFVLDIDPPHGEESLALLESQNSPLPETLTQRTGSGGRHLFFIQPADVEIRNSASKIGKGLDIRGTGGYIILPPSVHASGNSYQWINEYSPAEAPAWLVELILDGSASNSQANQPACPIPTEVRERTP
- a CDS encoding MobC family plasmid mobilization relaxosome protein, with amino-acid sequence MTDAKKTEKLSMRVSSKDKELILAMAAESGMSMADFVRVRLGQTRVRRSKIEREKLLHLARIGNNLNQIARWANTHKSGADALLILAELTSIEQELKCI
- a CDS encoding UvrD-helicase domain-containing protein; the protein is MKLNSPTLSEKAIYAEEKIQRQLRDFVDQREKVLFDAGAGSGKTYSLIECLRHILINYSKELHTNNQKVLCVTYTNVAVDEIKRRLGNSDLIYVSTIHDLLWSIIGKHQSQLIDIHKKKLIKEANEFETRLSGQDKEYKVFKDLSDSLQEDFRKDMLENRDIFYQTYNMKAKDVRDNFGGILARYPNVLKNIGNFRKIGTAIYKIFDYNSCLNSIDHGDDGYLNIAYDSRRNRDSLHRMRISHDTVLEYAFQIISSYDVLKQICIDCYPYILVDEYQDTAPELVQILKMLDDYSTKIDHPIFIGYFGDHVQNIYDKGVGGNIIDLHPSLNSVNKDINRRSFVEIINTINEIRHDKIRQYSIYENYSGGSVRFYYSSEEDKLGIVRKFINKYEKKWLGGSDDKIHCLVLTNKLLAELSGFEKVYSVFYESKYYKTGRNYELLKTDLLSHQREKLGDVPALLFKILDFRKIIFDEKSIVSQLVSANVASALSFTDLKHVVLALQQTCGNSLCEYMYSMFSVIDDASEELRGYIVKVLSQFIDVNSLSFRSVYDYILGKLNPELDYDDDNELMEAKEHLDYLLEIDISEWDKWHNYVSGLGSATVNFHTYHGTKGEEYENVLIFMENSFGREKEYFSCYFKDIEGSGIDTEDERRKYEATKNLLYVSCSRAVKNLRILYLDDIAPFKNGVESVFLETTEFSIQEE
- a CDS encoding AAA family ATPase; the encoded protein is MYLKSLNIKKFRKFGEGDNTIYFVSGDKSESSNNIAAATTLIVGRNNAGKTTVIKAIDFILRGTNPKSCDINLIYLKKVYEKYSEAYAGGTFEDLDEYPSIEFCISIGVEENLSSTIISNLSELIDISFATNDSDSTVDCRITYEIKEQAVFKENVKVLLSKVHSTKGELHFDPFKKFLLLIDHAEFRKKYWRKNGDMVDPSFKLSDLIDLEFISANKPLDEKGLSSMFNKIITRKCSPKIKSTTFNSLNDTIDSLNESLATEIIQHKPDVNGVLGCIESTKHLEVELSSDINIDNILSRLVKYEYNEGRTLIPEGQFGLGYANLMHIIGQVIDYVDKCPDNKMQSKVNLICIEEPEAFMHPQMQENFIVNIDKAVKYLLNGSSKNINSQLVVTTHSSHVLHSKIHSSNSFDNINYMSTKRGFPIVVQLNDKKLEEVLNIDESKEASKLLSFLKKHIKYKASELFFADAAILIEGVTEDVLLRYYLEQSPIGKYHITTFQIDGAHGLVYYPLVKLLQLPTLIITDFDLQRSAEERGAVKNDGEKPVYLQIDNLAGRHTTNATIKFFFKGDNLEDLPPFLDDDVIRCVFQRNPIEGLYATSFEEAYILTNFNNDIFNRALRSVKPNVYSSIVGKAGEEEVEKLKNNSYQFQKKLSKSKSGLATALLYEIVNANEDPIPVLPEYILGGFEWLKKQFAHGDS
- a CDS encoding AAA family ATPase — encoded protein: MIRAEYQRFMQTLVDNSVSDDVRKIANLVLFNLDTLIPLSTARGQRIIKIVELAQLNWDRLSTQIHTDPVQVGAQTSSACALKKISVGPFRGFAQTEEFDLSNKIVLMYGPNGTGKSSFCEALEYGLLGSVAEADNKRFRDQNKYLKNAYTNNFEAPEIIGDNDTKIIANEPLYRFCFVEKNRIDNFSRIAAQAPAKQGELISTLFGMDAFNSFVRNFSAEMGNNHIDVEGLKSKELSSKEQSLAGARAQKKEAEDALKRLAGEEQNLANQYRAGLTFPQMEIEINGNGEKAGAISLLENELAQPVNLQMGLSLATLQSLGNSIRANVSDLASKQQILQDASEQVSFKNLYEAVRQTQNLNADICPACKTPLTSTVVNPYTHASSELKKLQHLAQTQGVVEKLRQDLNVSLNGVSHIINSCCTFYSENVIYAYRLAPNSQVSNEWWNSLNQSLPEGGTPWQHLESQVKQIEDNDKEIDQIKQIRAKKQQDLNILRQYNGLIIKIKAQHDFAQQRIVKSQKTIENFNIENAQLISEAKSEQVVVKRNISIASSYADFVVRLNAYKNDLPIRLVADLSVSVVALYNAFNRNDAANERLAEVYLPLAQNQRLEISFENDPAKRFDALHILSEGHIRCLGLAILMAKNLKENCSLLIFDDPVNAIDDDHKEAIRRTLFEDDFFNEKQIILACHGEEFFKDIQNLLPREVASQAKLFSFLPRLGEQHVRVDPHCRPRNYIIAANDCLDRGEIRNALAKSRQALESLTKGKVWRYVNKYGDSNLSIKMRSATSPIELYNLTTQLKSKIAKNDFGDSNKFIVLTPLDTLLGMNGNSREWRYLNKGTHDEADRAEFDRSTVIKIVSMIEALDSALQ
- a CDS encoding relaxase/mobilization nuclease domain-containing protein, giving the protein MYMKVFAHGQSNGAQAVGYVIDPKRKGREESPPQVLRGDPEMVQQVIGSTDRKWKYTSGVLSWAPEDKVSPEVEHKVMDDFEKIAFAGMESDQYSILWVRHSHAGHHELHFIIPRTELHQDKAMNPCPPGWQKQYDVWRDLWNERMEWARPDDPKRARISQPGKAIQFNNKSKAEFKEQITNHLAQGIMKGIYQNRNDLIQALESAGFAIPRKGKNYITLESPQDGQRIRMKGGIYAASWRAEQQIKGAGGFSIQGDGASRTERISRLERELEEVRSVRAEYHFQRYGGPSSGTQEKAIQDLGPLLETKHFGELRVRTVVGHNISLCDRILRMENQGKASGVNKHQRANSNPEEERKQIYEMGHQRLPERQSEISGLPQRDTAENCPDKQRPASRFTYEVNHERVKSELIGDAQTVKRGAKAKAQRSGSQDSRARTKDFRTGAGGPRLSGFAKRIGRCFERVGGVVRAFARRAVKTKQVNNQGPSL